A window of Rosa rugosa chromosome 7, drRosRugo1.1, whole genome shotgun sequence genomic DNA:
atctTATGACAAGAGAATGgtaaaaccctaaaccaaaaaaataaaaaaaaaacataaaataaaataagaccTGTAGATACAAATCAAACAGACACTTAACTATCATGGCATAGCTCTACTATATTGACTGGCCCGCTTAATTGGAAATTCTAGTACAATTCTTCAAGTGTGCCTTGCAAAGCTGAATACACAGCAAGCCAGCCCTGTTGGGTAGGGTGAGCACCGTCCCAAAAGAATGCAGATTTCGGGTTGTCGCATATGGTGTACTTCTTCGCCCCACTCTCATCGACACTCCCACAATCGCCAACACAACATGGCCTCAACGGGTTCTCAAACTTTATGCTTCCTGCCCAAGACAACAAGATACATATTTTATACATGCCATTTTAGTTTAACCTCATGTGTTCCcaaagtatggaaacaaaaaacGACAAGACGTGATACAAAGGCTTTACACTCCAAATATTACATTAATAAAGTGTTTGAACCTAAATTTTGAGTGAACAGAAAGTGAATTTGTACCCCTACTTTTATATTATCAGctaattttcatgttttcacCGACCTACCAATAGTCCCTAGGGGATGTATTTCGACTACTAATAGTTATAATACTAAAAAGAGCAATACTGTTAACCAtgtaaaacctttttttttttttttgggtaagaGGTAGTTACCTAGATGGTCTCCTTTATTCTTCAGCACGGACATGAATGAGGTATATAGATCGAGAACGATGAAAGAACTCTTGGTTTCATTGTTCAACTTGGCAATAGCTTGCTGCAACAAGAGGTTGTGGAAACCGACCAGCAAGTTTTGTGTTCCATTGCACTTCTGGAATGAGAATTCGGCTGTGCTACCAGGAAGACATCCCAAAGGTTGTAGAGCTGTCACAACTATTTTCTTCACTCCCAAGTCATAGACACGTTTCAAGTTCACACTTAGTTGATTTACAACTGATGTGATGAAAGGTTTAAAACCCTAAAATACATAAGAAATCAGAAAGAGATCAATTTTTTATTCACAAATGTTGACACTAATCGAGTAACATATATAGCGTTCACACGTGTAtaattcatttatgttgttaaTACATTCTTCATCAATTTGTCGGACTGAAGCTAAAAAACAAATGAAGGAGACGACACTGGCAGGATTTTCTGGACCAAAAATGAGATCTGCCTAATCCCTATCTCAACTGATATAAGGTATTTTGGGTATATGTACAGCTGATCATATTAGGTCATGGACCACACATCCTTACATGTCCTATACTGTTGTCACTGGCGAATCTATTCAGTGGACTGCAGCCCAGCCCAAAACTTCACTACAAATCCATTACTGTAGGTGAAATCTATTGATTGTATGGTGTTACGTTGTTGGCTAAGGACCTTGACTTTAATCCAAGTAAACTTAGTAGTCTTTCACCAGATTGACattatttgattttttcttttcttttcagttttacttctttttgaCCGTTGGATTcctttttactttcttttttttttcttgaattttACTTCATAGTTTCTTTCAActattttcttttcagtttagATATAATTCATACCATACAATATGTTGTATAATTTTTTTCCCcaaaaatattatttctctAGTACAAAGAGATAAGCAACGTAACTAGCTAGCTCTACTTTTACATTAATTACTTCTTATTATTGTGAACTTCATCTCTATTTTTAGTcgagaagaaaaatattggtagtCTAGCTATTTGACATTAATTTCGATAAAGTTTTCCTTTCTTGTTTTAAAATGTTTTCTATGTAATATTTCTTTTCAAGTTACTTGGtattaattttatatatatatgtttatataCTTTAGTTATATGTTTTCAAATTATCAACTCAATTTCTCTCTGTTTCACTTTAGTCAAAGAGAAAAAATTCTAGCCCACCCCATTTTTCAatcctagatccgccactgACTGTTGTACATAATACTCAACTTGAATGGTAAACCTTACATGCTAACTTCCaatggtctctctctctttcatttcaTACATTTCACTAGCTAGAGATATCTAGTACTTGGTAAGAATTGCAGCCACATCTATCAACCACATCCATCGTGAAGACAATTTTCTGCTAAATTGCTGATTGAGGGCATAAATTTATTAGTCAACCTTGTGTGTGGTTTACTAATTTCTCCAGGAAAGTGTACCCTATAATCTATTTTGATACTTGTATGTTTATGGTTCTTAGAGGATCATCTTTATAATGTTCGTTtcaaatttccaaaaaaaaatgaaagataaaaaGAATAATACATTCCACTCGGTTAATGTCCACTGATTCTTTTTTGTTCCTGTTTCTAACAGAATTTGAACTTTGGTGGACTTTTAATTTGATTTCATTAGAATTAGAGGCTTAGAGCATTTGTCAAATGTAAATAACATTATACAGGATAATTATAGATTGGTCCTTTTGATTTGGGGGTTACTTTTCATTTGAGTCTATACTTTTAATTTTTGCAATTAAACACTTTCATATAGATCACTTTAGAAATCGAAGAAAAATCAAGGATTCCGCCAATTACTTAGACAGGATAGTCAGGTAAGGGATGTGGTGTGTATGTGAGCCACCCCAACTGGAAAATGACTTATACATACGATCTAGGTAAAAATTAACGACCATAACCGCATGGATCAAGTATGTGAATTCGACTATTATACCCTTGCACTAGCCGTGCAAGGCTTCAGGCCTTGAGTGCTAAATTGCTCTATGTAATTGGCAAAAACCGTCATTAGTCTTTGATCACAAAACTTGAAACTAAATGGAGCCAATTTAAAAATGACCTAAATTAAAGAGACCAAATTAAGTTTCCATGTGTTTTTTGGGTTATCTAAAGTATATGTCTGCTATATGCAAGTAGAAGCATCTCAATAGGAGAGGTACTTATGAAAGTCGATCATTACAGAAACAGTAAAAGAAGTGAGACATACGTATTGTTcttgtatatatataggaaGTGATAACTAATTTTTCCTCACATTCCTAATGTTAGTTATATCAAAGCGAAAATGACCAAAAGTCTAAATATTTGCAAATGTTTTGTTATGCATGTACATACGAACTAACCTCAGAAGAATTATTCAGGGCAAGGTAATATGAGTAGTCATTGCCTGCAAGAGTGATCAATGCCACGGAGGAGTGTAGGTCTTGGGCATTGAAAACAGAGTCTTTGATGAATTGCTGAAAAAAATCGATTTGGGTGGTCATGTTTGGTGCTGCAACCAAGGTATTGAACACACCGGTGCCTCCATATGCGAAATTCATTCCGTATTTCAAATGTTTGACTCCGACATTTCTAAATTTGTATGGTATTGGAGACTTCACCCCTACAAACTTAGCTGCATATatgcatttcaaaaaaaaaaaaaattaaaatgttacaaaataattattaattaagaAAAGCTTTAATATACTCCTTAATTAACTTTCAACTCCGAAGTTACTAAAGGCGTTTGGGTCATTAGAGGAAAGTGGTTTCTTAATCTTGATGCTAAATGACAGAATCGCATGCATGAGTCATAAAGTTCATAAGATTTAGAAATCACATTTGAGTACtgagaaagaaacaaaacttATGAGAGGTCGCAGAAAGTAAATCATGTAGTGTTTGGGTTAAAGGGTGCTCAAATAATCTTTTCGGAATATTCCCATAAAATTAGAATGAGATATAGAAATTAGCATAGTTTCTCACCAAATGACAAGAAAAAAGCACAGTGAATAATTTCACCATTTAGTTAATTTTATGTGGCATAACTAGACGTTTTCACGATGTTGAATGCTCTATGGACCAGCTGAAAAGCAATCTAATGATGTAAAAATGTCCGAGTATTTCATACattatttgacaaaaaaaaaaaatgtccgaGCAAATTAAGGAGTTAAGTAACTCCGCCGAAATGATTAACATTTGATAATGGCGATGCAGAGAAATGTCCAAAGCTCCAGCTAGCTAATACAAGAAAGCAAGAAAAGAATGGAATAGATGATGAATTGGTCTGACAGGATGGTTTGATTAAAGTGTAAAAGGTTTGAACAATAATACAATTTTTACAGGTAAAAGAGCGATAGAACCACCCAAAGTGCTATTATCTGAACCCACCACCACGGCACTACCCACTCGCAATCCACAACAAACAATATACTACCATACACAAAAGAACACTAAAGCAGAAAAACACATTGCTTTCATACTTTGtacaaaaaaagaaagcaaaagaaaaaaaagaaagcacataattggagagagagagagagagaggggttacCAAGGAAATCAGTGAGGACGCGGCCATCGGAGAAACGGCCGGTGGGTTTTCCCGGGAAGGTGATTCCGTAAGGATATTTCCAAGATTTGGTCACAGACTTTATGTTGTTGCCTGTGTCGGAGTACGAGTCTCCGAAAACAAACAGTTTCGTTGGACGCCAATCGAACAAGTATCGGTGTGTatgatggtgatggtggtggtggtggtggtgatggccATGGTGGTGACCAGCTGAGACCAGTAGCGCACTCTGTTGTgttaaaagagagagaagacacAGAACGAGAGGGAGGAAGAGGGTCTGAGCTAATTCCATGCTCGGAGAGAAAAAGGAAGCTTTGCTGGGACAGAGATGGAGGGATGGATGGAGATGTGTGTACTTACTTATTTAGTGAAAGATATGCGAGGAATAACTGAGATTCTGAAGGGTTTATATAGTGGCCAAAGAATATGAGAAATTAAATAATGAATACTTGGGTTCTATTTCACAAGATGATGACTCATCACCAGAACGTGACCCAGCCTGGTCAACCGACTCAACCGCGTGATGTGGCAATTAGATCCATGATGAAGTACAAAAGAACCATAAACACGTTAGTTAATTGTTAAAatagaaaaattcagctaccgtccccaaattattctgccaaggccaatttgatacccgaactctcaaaagtatcaatgtgatacccaaagacctaaattggcatcaacgtgatacttccgtaaaaaaaatccaacagttccgtctgtttgctgacgtggcaaacaagtcagaaaaaaaaaaaaaaaaaaaaaagagaaaagaccaAAATGACCCTGATGTTAAATCTcatcaccaattttttttttaaaatcttcTTCTGGGTCTGCTTCTTCTTCGAGCTCGGTGGTTGGATGCTGAGAAATTGAAGAGGATGGGTTgggttggcggcggcggcggtggagggtGATAGGAGAAGCGGAGTTCGGCAGGGCTCGGGAGTTGGGGTTGGCGGCGAGGTCGAGGCAGGAGATGAGGGACTTGAGGGAGGGGTCGCGGTCGATGAAGGCGGAAGGCTTTCGATGCCAGAGCGGATTCAGGGAGAGTTTCCATGTTTTAAGgctttacctttcatgatttTGTCTGCTTGAGAGTGATTGAGTGAACGACCGACACCAGCAAAGGCTCAcactctctctcgctctctatcactctctctctctctgccgaaaccagcaaccaaaacagagcattccttctccaagaTGGTTCTCGCTCCACAGGACATCAATTGACCCCAGaccacgtcccacgccttcgcctcttccttgcgcagctgccggtGGTAGCCTTTCGCCGGCTCTtgagccgtacacggcggtggaaCACGAGGctggtttgagctcgttttggttccaagcttgatatctcaagctatcggccatcaatcctcaccaaacttcatcctcgagctcaCCTCAACCttcagaagctcccagaagtgccCTTTCACGGCAGCGCTGCCCGTGGTGGatgctggaagccagacccgatcaaaatcgaaaccgaGCTATCGAcccggatatctcgagctacagaccaccatttcttgtgattcttgaatTGAGGGGATCGCCTTGAGTTGCTGAACAAATCTCCAGAAGGAATAGAAGCCAttggtggaagtttttacgtcgaactcaagctcgccggattctggaatttttccggccaccgaaacTTTCGATCCAGATATCTCTAGCTGTAGACCATCGTTTCCTGTAATTCTTGAACCATTGAGTtcaccttgaagttctgaacaattatcccgaagggatcgaagcgtatagttgaagtttttacgtcgaattcaagcctcgccggtttctgcaattcttcgccggtttctggaaaatttccagccacctcgactgttttaggtaatttcgaccacttccggtcatttccagcttacatgatagttatgaaagttcttAAATCTTCTTCTGGGTCTGCTTCTTCTTCGAGCTCGGTGGTTGGATGTTGAGAAATTGAAGTGGATGGGTTgggttggcggcggcggcggtagAGGGTGATAGGAGAAGCGGAGTTCGGCAGGGATATGGAGTTGGGGTTGGCGGTGAGGTCGAGGCAGGAGATGAGGGACTTGAGGGAGGGGTCGCGGTCGATGAAGGCGgggggagaaggagaggagaggataTCGGTGaggttagtgatggtttgggtggtggagaaggagaggatagagaggaggtggagagagaagaagaagaagagtcaagttgaagaagaagaagaagaaaaagaaatgaattaaaaaaaaagagggtaaaaagtctattttgcccttttttttttgctcacgTGCTtgcacgtcagcaaacaaacggagcCGTTGAATTTTTTTGacagaagtatcacgttgatgccaatataggtctttaggtatcacattgatacttttgagagttcgggtatcaaattggccttggcacaatagtttggggacggtacctgaatttttctcttgttAAAACCACATTGTAATGGAGAAAGTAGAAAACAcgacatatgtatatatatagaaagactATATCAATGCGCATCATTCACTGCACGTACATGCAACAGCTCAAAAGCATAACTTAAATTTGGGGCATTTCATtatgagaagttttaaatacacatctttaattacttaatacatactccttactcaatacacctaccatttaatttctcattctaacattttactaaatacacaacctaaattgcctaaaatatccttaaactaaaaaaccatgaaatacactattatttaagaacaattcttaggttcacccctagagtgaatgagcatattcacccccattgtcgattaacatacttttatttaataaatttataatctaacggtccatatcttaaattagcctttaaagataatctctgtaaaaaatcaatcgaatcagaaatcgtttaattatctaattgaatcaaacaaatgaatggttctaacaacacttactactattatgatgaaccgtccatgtatttcatagaaatgaataactgaaaggtctttaatttgattgattttttacaaaggtaatctttgtattacgttatataaaatgaatggttagattagaaaattataaatttattatgcgttaatcgacaatgggggtgaatatgctcattcactctaggggtgaacctaagaattgttcattatttaactacattaaggctactatttaatttgattagtatatataattgaccatattaattacttgtgttagttgttgggaaatccataaggattcattattgttccctttagagttcaaatagatgcttagaaatagattttgtattattttagttctcatccaccaaacaccctattgatcaagtatgaaattttgagtcgaatattcaacaaaaactgtattagtagtttctccacaatgacggaactacgaagttgtcattggatggttaaacaaattaacaattacaaaattgtatacctgtgatgttttatattagataataaattaactaatcataactttgagaagaaaacaaatgaactaaaaagtgggagtaaagcgatatgttttaaaacatttaatgccattgattttgaaattctaaattatattgtctctcaccccatttaatta
This region includes:
- the LOC133722311 gene encoding GDSL esterase/lipase At5g03610-like — protein: MELAQTLFLPLVLCLLSLLTQQSALLVSAGHHHGHHHHHHHHHHHTHRYLFDWRPTKLFVFGDSYSDTGNNIKSVTKSWKYPYGITFPGKPTGRFSDGRVLTDFLAKFVGVKSPIPYKFRNVGVKHLKYGMNFAYGGTGVFNTLVAAPNMTTQIDFFQQFIKDSVFNAQDLHSSVALITLAGNDYSYYLALNNSSEGFKPFITSVVNQLSVNLKRVYDLGVKKIVVTALQPLGCLPGSTAEFSFQKCNGTQNLLVGFHNLLLQQAIAKLNNETKSSFIVLDLYTSFMSVLKNKGDHLGSIKFENPLRPCCVGDCGSVDESGAKKYTICDNPKSAFFWDGAHPTQQGWLAVYSALQGTLEELY